One genomic window of Vibrio natriegens NBRC 15636 = ATCC 14048 = DSM 759 includes the following:
- a CDS encoding LysR family transcriptional regulator produces MELRQLRHFVAAAEQSSISAAARLMNLAQPAISSSIKKLEQELKTPLFNRRDRGITLTVAGNEFLSHAIQILKQADDAKLAMQAMEGLDQGLVDVAVPSMLGSYYFPPLVMAFRHQYPNIDMNILDTGTRNIRRMLLEGEVELGVVASKDLTPELESGPLIREEMVVCMAVDHPLAEKEVIEYSDFLAHDLVLFQKGYYHHTLIDLVSQQVNMKPKVAFSSNLLPLIKAVIRQGYAISPMWKVAIRDDDEIVTRPFAETFEIDLSLAWRKDSYLSRANQTFRDFLLSEVNKN; encoded by the coding sequence ATGGAATTACGTCAGTTAAGGCACTTTGTTGCCGCCGCAGAGCAGAGCTCTATTTCCGCCGCAGCGAGGTTGATGAACTTAGCGCAACCAGCAATTAGCAGTAGTATCAAGAAGCTGGAGCAGGAACTGAAAACGCCACTGTTTAATCGCAGAGATCGTGGTATTACTTTGACCGTCGCTGGCAATGAGTTTCTTTCGCACGCTATACAAATCTTAAAACAGGCTGATGATGCCAAACTGGCGATGCAGGCAATGGAAGGATTAGATCAGGGTTTGGTTGACGTTGCCGTACCCAGCATGCTCGGCTCTTACTACTTTCCGCCTCTTGTGATGGCATTCAGGCATCAATATCCGAATATTGATATGAATATCCTCGATACAGGCACGCGTAATATTCGACGAATGTTACTTGAAGGAGAAGTAGAGCTTGGTGTCGTTGCGAGTAAAGATCTCACACCGGAATTAGAAAGCGGCCCACTTATCCGCGAAGAAATGGTCGTTTGTATGGCCGTCGATCACCCTTTAGCAGAGAAAGAGGTGATTGAATATTCTGATTTTCTTGCTCACGATTTAGTCCTGTTTCAAAAAGGCTACTATCACCACACCTTAATCGACCTAGTTTCTCAACAAGTTAACATGAAACCGAAAGTCGCGTTTAGCAGTAATTTACTGCCTTTAATCAAAGCAGTGATTCGCCAAGGTTACGCCATTTCACCGATGTGGAAAGTCGCAATCAGAGATGATGATGAGATCGTTACTCGTCCATTTGCCGAAACGTTCGAAATTGACCTAAGTTTGGCCTGGCGTAAAGATAGCTACCTTTCGCGTGCCAATCAGACGTTTCGCGACTTTCTTTTATCTGAAGTCAATAAGAATTAA
- the amrA gene encoding AmmeMemoRadiSam system protein A encodes MLASSCFELTQEAKTRLLQMVWQVLDEALRGNGLQLPPEPDLKELLKPAACFVTLQHHGKLRGCIGSLEANEPLWLNVCKNAYASGFQDSRFLPLTLSDRSGLNVDISVLSNLKPLTNHGEATLLATLRPGIDGLLLEDEWHRAVFLPSVWEVLPTPEQFVRALKRKGGWPETYWDEDIVIHHFTTTVISEI; translated from the coding sequence ATGCTAGCTTCATCTTGTTTTGAATTGACTCAGGAGGCCAAAACACGTCTTTTGCAAATGGTTTGGCAGGTTCTTGATGAAGCACTAAGAGGTAATGGTTTACAGCTACCACCAGAGCCAGATCTTAAAGAGTTACTCAAGCCAGCCGCCTGTTTTGTTACGTTACAGCATCACGGGAAGTTACGCGGCTGCATTGGTTCATTAGAAGCGAATGAACCTCTGTGGCTTAATGTCTGTAAAAATGCGTATGCCAGCGGTTTTCAGGATTCTCGGTTCCTACCTCTTACACTGAGTGACCGATCTGGATTGAATGTCGATATATCCGTCTTATCAAACTTAAAGCCTCTAACAAATCATGGTGAAGCAACCTTACTGGCAACATTGCGTCCCGGTATTGATGGGCTGTTATTAGAAGATGAATGGCACCGAGCTGTGTTTCTTCCTTCAGTGTGGGAAGTTTTGCCGACCCCTGAACAGTTTGTTCGTGCGTTAAAGCGCAAAGGAGGGTGGCCAGAAACTTATTGGGACGAAGACATTGTTATCCATCATTTTACAACCACCGTGATCTCTGAAATATAG
- a CDS encoding DOPA 4,5-dioxygenase family protein: MNESKRPVNSHRAYHAHVYFDHQTVAFASGLCREAEERFRVKMGRVHEKLVGPHPKWSCQLKFTSKDFDELIPWLEENREGLSILVHALSGNEWEDHTLYAYWLGESLVLDLSVFEATSERED; this comes from the coding sequence ATGAACGAAAGTAAACGACCTGTAAACTCTCATCGGGCTTATCATGCCCATGTCTATTTTGATCACCAAACGGTGGCGTTTGCGTCAGGGCTATGCCGAGAAGCCGAAGAAAGGTTTCGTGTAAAAATGGGACGAGTCCATGAGAAATTGGTTGGTCCGCACCCGAAATGGAGTTGTCAGCTCAAGTTCACGTCTAAGGATTTTGATGAGCTCATTCCATGGTTAGAAGAAAATCGAGAAGGTTTGTCAATTTTGGTTCACGCGCTTTCAGGTAACGAGTGGGAAGATCATACTCTGTATGCGTATTGGCTGGGTGAAAGCCTTGTGTTGGATTTATCTGTTTTCGAAGCGACATCAGAAAGAGAAGATTGA
- a CDS encoding AAA family ATPase: MRKQLQVVVTGGPGGGKTTALDLFRRELRDKIVVVPEAATLLFSGGVERSDNEQSTKMVQKTIFQLQKNLEDIYKIQYPDRLLVCDRGSLDGLAYWPNSESDFFKQINSTFEQELERYDAVIFFESAAASGQDISSNNPTRSESLEQAAKLDKKLQRIWSKHPHFYFVGSSESFVRKIMFGIMTLENVINRYPTHALQSQK; this comes from the coding sequence ATGAGAAAGCAGTTACAAGTCGTGGTAACCGGTGGCCCGGGCGGAGGGAAAACTACTGCATTGGATCTCTTTCGCAGAGAACTGAGGGATAAAATTGTGGTTGTTCCTGAGGCAGCCACACTACTTTTCTCTGGTGGTGTCGAACGTTCTGACAACGAACAAAGTACTAAGATGGTACAAAAGACCATTTTTCAACTGCAAAAAAACCTCGAAGACATCTATAAAATCCAGTATCCAGATAGATTATTAGTCTGTGACCGTGGTTCGCTTGATGGACTCGCCTACTGGCCCAATTCAGAAAGTGACTTCTTTAAGCAAATAAACTCTACTTTCGAGCAAGAACTTGAACGCTATGATGCCGTGATCTTTTTTGAGTCTGCTGCTGCATCTGGACAAGACATCAGCAGCAACAATCCAACTAGGAGTGAATCTCTGGAACAAGCAGCAAAATTAGACAAAAAGCTGCAACGAATCTGGTCCAAGCACCCCCACTTTTACTTTGTTGGCAGCTCGGAGTCTTTTGTTAGAAAAATCATGTTTGGAATCATGACTTTAGAAAATGTGATAAACCGCTACCCTACCCATGCTCTGCAAAGTCAGAAATAG
- a CDS encoding metallophosphoesterase: protein MSSPSDLPLHTRFSRNTLGKDLFVGDIHGNFELFIHALKALHFDKYRDRVFSVGDLTDRGDDSLRCLNLAREKWFFPVLGNHDSFILERFDQDPYRKSMWMMNGGEWWLSLTQAEKEAARKTVASCFSLTLSVEVDQWRIGVLHAEYPFTLWPPDEKSVDKDSIKTMLWGRDDILRSTGKHIDNVDFVVSGHTPLNSPKMKKNKLFIDTGAGYSANNFIPDPRITLCEFHQGSIEMHSINMHDEKRLAFEVI from the coding sequence ATGAGCAGTCCATCTGACTTACCATTACATACTCGCTTCTCCCGAAATACGTTGGGAAAAGATCTGTTTGTTGGCGATATTCATGGTAATTTTGAGCTGTTTATTCATGCGTTAAAGGCGCTTCACTTCGACAAATATCGAGACCGTGTATTCTCGGTTGGTGATTTAACCGATCGAGGTGATGACTCTTTACGATGTTTAAACCTCGCGAGAGAAAAGTGGTTCTTTCCCGTCCTGGGAAATCACGACAGCTTTATTTTGGAAAGATTCGATCAAGACCCATACAGAAAGTCCATGTGGATGATGAATGGTGGCGAATGGTGGTTGTCCTTAACGCAAGCCGAAAAAGAAGCCGCCAGAAAAACCGTTGCCTCGTGCTTTAGCCTGACGCTTAGTGTGGAAGTCGACCAGTGGCGCATCGGTGTACTGCATGCGGAATATCCATTTACTCTGTGGCCACCCGACGAAAAATCCGTAGATAAAGACTCGATTAAGACCATGCTTTGGGGGCGGGATGATATTTTAAGAAGTACAGGTAAGCACATTGATAATGTTGATTTTGTTGTGTCCGGCCATACCCCGTTAAACAGCCCCAAAATGAAGAAAAATAAGTTATTTATTGATACTGGCGCAGGTTACAGTGCGAACAACTTTATTCCTGACCCTCGTATTACTTTGTGTGAGTTCCATCAAGGATCCATCGAAATGCACTCGATCAATATGCATGATGAAAAACGACTTGCGTTCGAGGTTATTTAG
- a CDS encoding electron transfer flavoprotein subunit alpha/FixB family protein, with product MKNLIIAEHDNQQLHADTLKVVNAASQVSQDNTLLVVGYQCEDVAQQASRVDGIAKVICIDDESLVHQFAENIAPVVSGLADGFDGIWANSSSKGKDLAPRIAAKCGVGQISDIVQVVDDKTFIRPIYAGNAFAKVTSNDSLRVVTVRASAFDPVACNSQVDIEHQQTTVQSPVVELVAIDKTVSERPELTAAEIVISGGRGVGSKENFELIEKVADKLGAAIGASRAAVDAGFVANDLQVGQTGKIVAPKLYIAVGISGAIQHLAGMKESKVIVAINKDPDSPIFEVADYGLVGDLFEILPQLAEQL from the coding sequence ATGAAGAATCTAATTATTGCAGAACATGACAACCAGCAACTGCATGCCGATACGCTGAAAGTTGTGAATGCTGCGAGTCAGGTGAGCCAAGACAATACTCTACTCGTGGTTGGTTATCAGTGTGAAGACGTTGCCCAACAAGCAAGCCGAGTTGATGGCATTGCTAAAGTGATTTGCATTGACGACGAATCGCTGGTGCACCAATTCGCCGAAAATATTGCTCCTGTTGTGTCAGGGCTAGCCGACGGATTTGACGGCATCTGGGCAAACTCTTCATCAAAAGGGAAAGATCTTGCGCCACGCATCGCAGCTAAATGCGGAGTTGGACAAATCTCAGATATCGTTCAAGTGGTGGATGACAAGACATTTATCCGACCAATTTATGCGGGTAACGCGTTCGCTAAAGTAACATCAAACGACTCATTGCGTGTGGTCACCGTGCGTGCTTCGGCCTTTGACCCGGTTGCCTGCAATAGCCAAGTTGACATTGAACATCAGCAAACCACAGTTCAATCTCCAGTTGTTGAGTTGGTCGCTATCGACAAGACCGTTTCAGAGCGACCTGAACTCACCGCCGCTGAAATCGTGATTTCTGGTGGTCGTGGTGTGGGCAGCAAAGAAAACTTCGAGCTTATCGAAAAAGTTGCCGACAAACTTGGCGCAGCGATTGGGGCGTCTCGTGCTGCCGTCGATGCTGGTTTTGTCGCGAATGACTTACAAGTTGGCCAAACCGGTAAAATTGTCGCACCTAAGCTTTATATTGCGGTTGGGATCTCTGGTGCAATCCAGCACCTTGCAGGTATGAAAGAGTCTAAAGTCATTGTTGCGATCAACAAAGATCCAGACTCCCCTATCTTTGAAGTCGCTGATTACGGGCTAGTCGGCGATCTGTTTGAGATTCTGCCTCAGCTTGCTGAACAACTGTAA
- a CDS encoding electron transfer flavoprotein subunit beta/FixA family protein produces MKILVPIKRVIDPYIKVRVKSDNSDVETNNVKMTINPFCEIAVEEAVRLKEQGIAEEVIVVSAGGTQCQEQLRTALALGADRAIHIETEDKIEPLVVSKLLKAIVEQEQAQLVITGKQSIDTDNNQVAQMLAALLDWPQATFASEVKIEDQKVQVVREVDGGLMTVAMSLPAVISTDLRLNEPRFASLPNIMKAKRKPLDTITPESLGVEIVFSQTITEVTPPAQRKAGIKVESVSELIDKLRNEAKVIS; encoded by the coding sequence GTGAAAATACTAGTGCCAATTAAAAGGGTCATTGATCCTTACATTAAGGTCCGTGTTAAGTCGGACAACAGCGATGTTGAAACCAATAACGTCAAGATGACTATCAACCCTTTCTGTGAAATCGCCGTTGAAGAAGCTGTGCGACTTAAAGAACAAGGGATTGCAGAAGAAGTCATCGTTGTGAGTGCGGGTGGCACACAGTGTCAGGAACAATTGCGTACTGCCCTAGCGCTAGGCGCAGATCGAGCCATTCATATTGAAACTGAAGACAAGATTGAACCGCTGGTTGTATCGAAACTACTAAAAGCGATCGTCGAGCAAGAGCAAGCTCAACTGGTGATCACCGGTAAACAGTCTATCGACACCGACAACAACCAAGTTGCACAAATGCTGGCAGCTCTGCTTGACTGGCCTCAGGCAACCTTCGCTTCGGAAGTGAAGATTGAAGATCAAAAAGTTCAGGTAGTGAGAGAAGTTGATGGCGGTTTGATGACAGTAGCAATGAGCTTACCAGCGGTGATCAGCACTGATTTACGCTTAAATGAGCCTCGCTTTGCGTCTTTGCCAAACATCATGAAAGCCAAACGCAAACCACTAGATACGATCACTCCCGAGAGCCTGGGTGTTGAGATTGTATTTAGCCAGACCATCACTGAAGTCACGCCACCAGCGCAACGAAAAGCAGGCATCAAAGTAGAGTCTGTCTCTGAACTTATTGATAAGCTACGTAACGAAGCGAAGGTGATTTCATGA
- a CDS encoding O-acetylserine/cysteine exporter, whose amino-acid sequence MSLRDRLLALTIVLVWGVNFVVIKVGLQGMPPLLLAGLRFALVAFPALLFIPRPKVPLKWLVAYGLTISFGQFALLFWALNVGLAAGLASLLLQAQAFITLGFGILLLKEKVQRHNVIAVVTAGCGVYLLAAAQHDGAASLTGVTLILILGAATCWALGNITNKVIMQNYSVPTMSLIVWSALVPTFAFAIASVSIEGPDVIKSSLLNMQWHNLFSIVYLSLLATIVGYGGWSYLLSRYPTALVAPLSLLVPVFGLLSAWILLDESLSLYQVMGVIVIAVGLVINVFGRRWFRRKADLVSSV is encoded by the coding sequence ATGTCTTTACGTGATCGGTTATTAGCTCTCACCATCGTGCTGGTGTGGGGTGTCAATTTTGTGGTTATCAAAGTCGGCCTGCAAGGGATGCCGCCTCTGTTACTGGCGGGATTGCGCTTTGCTTTAGTCGCGTTTCCTGCGTTGCTTTTTATTCCTCGCCCTAAAGTGCCTTTAAAATGGCTTGTTGCCTATGGCTTAACCATCAGTTTTGGACAGTTTGCGTTACTTTTTTGGGCGCTGAATGTTGGTTTGGCGGCAGGGTTAGCGTCACTTCTCTTACAGGCACAGGCATTTATCACGCTAGGATTTGGAATATTACTGCTCAAAGAAAAGGTGCAGCGTCACAATGTTATTGCAGTTGTGACCGCTGGTTGTGGCGTTTACCTACTTGCGGCAGCGCAACATGATGGCGCTGCATCGCTTACTGGTGTGACCTTGATACTCATTTTAGGTGCTGCAACTTGTTGGGCGCTTGGCAACATTACCAATAAAGTGATCATGCAAAACTACAGCGTGCCGACTATGTCACTGATCGTCTGGAGCGCCTTAGTACCCACCTTCGCATTTGCCATTGCCTCTGTTTCGATAGAGGGACCAGACGTTATCAAGAGCTCGTTGTTAAACATGCAATGGCACAACCTGTTTTCAATTGTTTACCTGTCACTTTTGGCGACTATTGTCGGCTATGGAGGCTGGAGTTACCTGCTGAGTCGTTATCCAACTGCTTTGGTTGCGCCTTTGTCTTTGCTGGTTCCGGTATTTGGCTTGCTTAGCGCATGGATTCTATTAGATGAAAGCCTGAGCTTGTATCAGGTGATGGGTGTAATTGTCATTGCAGTGGGGTTAGTGATTAACGTATTTGGTCGACGTTGGTTTAGGAGAAAAGCTGATCTGGTGTCGTCGGTTTAG
- a CDS encoding MFS transporter produces the protein MKKSAHYSRVVICVCLFSIVTFANIYWLQPLLPVLQKEFQVSSLAANLAMSAPLFGMGLGLLIFASLSDAIGRCKVLLVGTAIGLLVSLALPMVKSYDVFLSLRFLQGMFLAVCPALAVPLMGEELRKSWLAGAVGFYVASNTLGGICSRLMGGLSTELLGNWAYAGYMIAGISVVLYVIIYCLLPKQRHFKPAPLRVGKCLKAYGYHLKNPQLVVLYLLIGLAFGTFVNLSNYLMMVLSDYPYNLPSDVRSLMFLTLLGGTTSSSLAGQFAKKHSQIAGVAFGAIIMLMANFLMSWSNIYTMVIGMVMVSVGFFFCHAQASTLIGRKATKSKGSAQALYSLFYYSGASLGVFFLEPFYQAWGWQGILGATRIALALCILLVIIYQWIKIYKDNHSHAMS, from the coding sequence GTGAAAAAATCAGCCCATTACAGTAGAGTCGTCATTTGTGTCTGTCTCTTCTCCATCGTCACTTTTGCCAATATTTATTGGTTGCAGCCTTTGTTGCCTGTGCTTCAGAAAGAGTTTCAGGTTAGCTCTTTGGCTGCAAACTTAGCGATGTCAGCACCTTTATTTGGTATGGGGCTGGGCTTATTGATTTTCGCCAGTTTGTCTGACGCTATCGGACGGTGCAAAGTGTTATTAGTAGGGACCGCGATTGGGCTTTTGGTCTCGCTTGCTCTGCCTATGGTAAAAAGCTATGACGTTTTCTTAAGCTTACGTTTTCTTCAGGGTATGTTTTTGGCGGTATGTCCGGCATTGGCCGTACCGCTTATGGGCGAGGAACTGAGAAAAAGTTGGCTAGCAGGCGCGGTCGGTTTTTACGTAGCCTCTAACACTCTTGGCGGGATCTGCAGTCGCTTAATGGGTGGACTCAGCACGGAACTGCTGGGTAACTGGGCATACGCTGGCTATATGATTGCTGGTATCAGTGTGGTTCTTTATGTCATCATTTACTGTTTATTGCCTAAGCAGCGTCACTTTAAACCAGCTCCTCTTCGCGTGGGGAAATGTCTCAAAGCGTATGGCTATCACCTTAAAAACCCTCAGCTGGTGGTGTTGTATCTACTCATCGGTTTGGCATTCGGTACGTTTGTTAACCTTTCTAATTATTTGATGATGGTGTTAAGCGATTACCCATACAACCTGCCTAGCGACGTTCGTAGTTTGATGTTTTTAACGTTACTTGGCGGTACAACCAGCTCTTCGCTTGCTGGTCAGTTTGCGAAAAAACACAGTCAGATTGCTGGCGTGGCGTTTGGTGCAATCATTATGTTGATGGCCAACTTTTTAATGAGTTGGTCAAATATCTATACCATGGTCATTGGCATGGTGATGGTATCGGTCGGATTCTTTTTCTGTCATGCGCAAGCCAGTACCTTGATTGGTCGAAAAGCCACTAAATCTAAAGGCAGTGCCCAAGCGCTATACAGTTTGTTTTACTACTCAGGTGCGAGCTTAGGCGTCTTTTTCTTAGAGCCGTTTTATCAAGCCTGGGGATGGCAGGGTATTCTGGGAGCCACACGTATCGCACTCGCGCTTTGTATCCTATTAGTGATCATTTACCAGTGGATCAAAATATACAAAGATAACCATTCTCATGCTATGTCATAA
- a CDS encoding HD domain-containing phosphohydrolase, with protein sequence MSEAVKKSTFSMKVTVVSVFLFLSSLIVILALSLQYYFSQGLAKDAASTAFNRTANGFSEKIDSLNTQTSNLINVLSHFPQIDQEVETNDQHSAREVIAQAMLKNNNLYGVYIGYGNGDFYELINLGSSENLKSKHGAATDESWLVVKIYESGGGKERLSEYYDSNFNLTRRNVEPTTYSANRRPWYRKAINSNEVVKTAPYLFHNLQTPGVTYAKRIKNTDSVIAADISLTSLSAFLAKNNSDGEAMIFDTNGRIHAHSFELASDTDALPTQPIALTAEEKHYVDSLGVLRIANKSNWPPFDFSYSGLPQGYSTDLVSLLTKKLGLDVKYVNGYSWEDLNALYLSGNIDIQQSVPELPLTSHTGLSTTPYLELSSAIVTRTEHPNVSSLDQLEGKSLAISVGSGLAERIQRDYPNINVLKVKDSLSALKAVENRSADASLESKRVADYLVGAYSLSELKVHQAIQGFDQTLSIMVAEDKKPLVSLLNKAMASVSDTEKQSLEKKWLEDQGDQSSQNNNIVRSLKAGVVPFRELVNMAKQSETDSPVLASIESHGKPYTLYVQRVEVSLGSKEYIGFVLPTEIIQAPYMDKVNKSTVITFGAMLLLLPVLLFFANVIVRPVRALFGESEKIKKRDFSSVEKVPSWIAELSALSDSMFSMSRSIEEYQKHQQELMDSFVKLIAQAIDDKSPYTAGHCERVPILAIELAKAANKSNLPAFKDFKLKTEEEWREFEIAAWLHDCGKVTTPEHIVDKGTKLEAIFNRIHLVRMRFEVLLREAEISYWKGIESGKDADELKRALAQRQEQIKDDFAFVAQCNVGGEFMSDEHLDRLKEIASQTWIRHLDDRLGLSPEESRRIESIESQSVPCEENLLSDKPEHLIKWPQDPNSKTGEEIKMRAPEYQANQGELYNLSIGRGTLTAEDRYRINEHIVSTIRMLEALPLPEELRRVPEYAGGHHETLRGDGYPKQLSADELPTATRILAIADVFEALTASDRPYKKAKPLSEAIKILNFMVQDGHLDKDLFELMLNHNLHIEYAKTFLPDEQIDVEESQNCSSPLEPETQNVSGGF encoded by the coding sequence ATGAGCGAAGCGGTCAAGAAAAGTACTTTCAGTATGAAAGTAACAGTGGTTTCCGTATTTCTATTTTTATCTTCATTAATCGTTATCTTAGCCCTTTCATTACAGTATTACTTTAGTCAGGGACTTGCCAAAGATGCCGCATCAACGGCGTTCAACCGGACTGCAAATGGCTTTAGCGAAAAAATTGATTCACTCAATACACAAACAAGTAACCTCATCAATGTACTCTCACACTTTCCCCAAATAGATCAGGAAGTCGAAACCAACGATCAACATTCAGCCCGAGAAGTGATCGCCCAAGCGATGTTAAAAAATAATAATTTATATGGGGTATACATTGGTTATGGAAATGGCGACTTTTATGAGCTGATAAATCTCGGCAGCAGTGAGAATTTAAAATCCAAACACGGTGCGGCGACAGATGAAAGTTGGTTAGTGGTTAAAATTTATGAATCAGGAGGAGGAAAGGAGCGATTGTCTGAATATTACGATAGTAATTTCAACCTCACTCGCCGCAATGTAGAGCCCACGACGTATTCTGCAAATAGACGTCCCTGGTATCGAAAAGCCATCAACAGCAATGAAGTCGTCAAAACTGCGCCTTATCTTTTCCACAATCTACAAACGCCGGGTGTCACTTACGCCAAACGCATAAAAAATACCGATAGCGTTATCGCAGCAGATATCTCTCTTACATCATTATCCGCATTTCTTGCTAAGAATAACTCCGATGGCGAAGCCATGATATTTGATACCAACGGACGCATTCATGCACACTCCTTCGAGTTAGCCAGTGACACTGATGCTTTACCAACACAGCCGATAGCGTTGACTGCCGAAGAGAAGCATTATGTCGATTCGCTTGGTGTTCTTCGGATCGCGAATAAATCAAACTGGCCACCATTCGATTTCTCTTACAGCGGGTTACCGCAAGGTTATTCTACCGATCTGGTGAGTCTCTTAACCAAAAAACTCGGTTTAGACGTCAAATACGTTAACGGATACAGTTGGGAAGATTTAAACGCTCTGTACCTGTCCGGTAATATCGATATTCAACAGTCAGTCCCCGAGCTGCCGTTAACGTCACACACGGGCTTATCGACCACACCGTATCTTGAGCTATCCAGCGCGATTGTCACCAGAACAGAACATCCAAACGTCAGCAGCTTAGATCAGTTAGAAGGGAAGTCACTGGCTATCTCGGTGGGATCGGGATTGGCTGAACGTATTCAGCGCGATTATCCCAATATTAATGTCCTAAAAGTGAAAGACAGTCTAAGTGCACTTAAAGCGGTGGAAAACCGATCAGCCGATGCATCGTTGGAGTCTAAGCGAGTCGCAGACTACTTGGTTGGTGCTTATTCTCTTAGTGAGTTAAAGGTACATCAAGCAATACAAGGCTTTGATCAAACGTTGTCGATAATGGTTGCTGAAGATAAAAAGCCACTGGTGAGTTTACTTAACAAAGCCATGGCATCTGTTTCTGACACAGAGAAGCAATCGCTAGAAAAGAAATGGTTAGAAGATCAGGGCGATCAAAGCAGTCAAAACAACAATATTGTCCGTTCTCTTAAAGCGGGGGTTGTGCCGTTTCGTGAACTGGTCAACATGGCAAAACAGAGCGAAACGGACAGTCCGGTATTGGCCTCAATTGAAAGTCACGGCAAACCGTACACCCTTTATGTGCAGCGAGTCGAAGTAAGCCTGGGCTCCAAAGAATACATTGGGTTTGTTCTCCCTACCGAGATAATTCAAGCGCCGTATATGGATAAAGTGAACAAGTCTACGGTCATCACGTTTGGTGCGATGTTGTTGCTTTTGCCAGTACTTTTGTTTTTCGCCAATGTCATTGTTCGACCGGTTCGGGCATTATTTGGTGAGAGCGAAAAAATCAAGAAGCGGGATTTTAGCTCAGTAGAGAAAGTACCAAGTTGGATAGCCGAGCTTTCGGCGCTTTCGGATTCGATGTTCTCTATGTCTCGCTCGATCGAAGAATATCAAAAACATCAGCAAGAATTAATGGACTCGTTCGTCAAGCTGATTGCTCAAGCCATTGATGACAAGTCTCCTTATACGGCGGGGCACTGTGAGAGGGTACCAATACTTGCGATTGAACTCGCGAAAGCCGCTAACAAGAGTAATTTGCCAGCCTTTAAAGATTTCAAACTGAAAACAGAAGAAGAGTGGCGGGAGTTTGAAATTGCTGCGTGGTTGCATGATTGCGGTAAAGTGACCACACCAGAACATATCGTCGACAAAGGCACCAAGCTTGAAGCGATATTTAACCGAATCCATCTGGTTAGAATGCGTTTTGAAGTGTTGTTAAGAGAGGCGGAAATTTCCTATTGGAAAGGCATTGAATCTGGTAAAGATGCCGACGAATTGAAACGCGCGCTTGCTCAGCGTCAGGAGCAGATTAAAGATGACTTTGCCTTTGTTGCCCAATGTAATGTGGGTGGCGAGTTTATGTCTGATGAACACTTGGATAGATTGAAGGAAATCGCCTCTCAAACCTGGATTCGCCACTTAGATGACCGGCTGGGTTTGTCGCCAGAAGAAAGCCGGCGTATTGAAAGCATAGAGTCTCAGAGTGTGCCGTGTGAAGAAAATCTGTTGTCTGATAAGCCAGAGCATTTGATTAAATGGCCGCAAGACCCGAATAGTAAAACTGGTGAAGAGATTAAAATGCGCGCTCCTGAATATCAGGCAAATCAAGGAGAGCTGTATAATTTGAGTATTGGCAGAGGTACGTTAACTGCAGAAGACCGTTACCGAATTAACGAACATATTGTTTCTACGATACGAATGCTTGAAGCTTTGCCATTACCGGAAGAATTAAGGCGTGTTCCAGAATATGCAGGTGGTCATCATGAAACCCTCCGCGGTGACGGATATCCAAAACAACTCAGTGCAGATGAATTGCCGACCGCAACTCGAATTTTAGCCATTGCCGATGTATTTGAAGCACTCACCGCATCTGACCGACCGTATAAAAAAGCCAAACCACTAAGTGAAGCGATAAAAATACTCAATTTTATGGTTCAAGACGGGCACTTAGATAAGGATTTGTTTGAGCTGATGTTAAATCATAACCTTCACATCGAGTATGCGAAAACATTCCTACCAGATGAGCAGATTGATGTTGAAGAGTCACAAAATTGCAGCTCGCCTTTAGAGCCTGAAACTCAGAACGTAAGTGGTGGGTTCTAG